The Actinopolyspora erythraea genome has a segment encoding these proteins:
- a CDS encoding YggT family protein, protein MEPALIVLYYLLFFFWLLLIARIVVELVRAFARDWRPSGGVAIALETIYTVTDPPVRLLRRVIPTVRIGNVGLDLSIMVLLLVVYILMRLVQPG, encoded by the coding sequence GTGGAACCGGCCCTGATCGTTCTTTACTATCTACTGTTCTTCTTCTGGCTGCTGCTCATAGCGCGTATCGTGGTGGAGCTCGTTCGTGCGTTCGCCCGCGACTGGAGGCCCAGTGGCGGGGTTGCGATCGCGCTGGAGACCATCTACACAGTGACCGACCCACCCGTACGATTGCTGCGTCGGGTGATCCCGACGGTCCGGATCGGCAACGTCGGGCTGGACTTGTCCATTATGGTGCTGCTGCTGGTCGTGTACATCTTGATGCGACTGGTTCAACCCGGGTAA
- the wag31 gene encoding DivIVA-like cell division protein Wag31 encodes MGLTPADVHNVAFSKPPIGKRGYNEDEVDAFLDLVEAELARLVEENGDLRNQVEQLETQLQSAQSDLDEARKQPASAESGVAAQASSSGASEEPRRLQPVPPPTAASEQTSPGGDQHVQAAKVLGLAQEMADRLTGEAKTESDGMLSEARTKSEQLLSDARTKADSMVNDARSRAETMLNDARSRAETLERQAREKAASLERDAQHKHAEVMGNITQEKNALEKKIETLRTFEREYRSRLQSYLESQLRELQDRGSAAPAENVSNSRSSSSGQQSGSYNFGTRAAEAG; translated from the coding sequence GTGGGTTTGACCCCCGCCGACGTCCACAACGTGGCGTTCAGCAAACCTCCCATCGGAAAGCGGGGCTACAACGAGGACGAGGTTGATGCCTTCCTCGACCTCGTCGAGGCCGAGCTCGCGCGGCTCGTGGAGGAAAACGGCGACTTGCGGAACCAGGTCGAGCAGTTGGAGACCCAACTGCAGTCGGCCCAGTCCGACCTCGACGAGGCGCGGAAGCAGCCCGCCTCGGCCGAGTCGGGCGTCGCCGCTCAGGCGAGTTCCTCGGGCGCTTCCGAGGAGCCGCGCAGACTGCAACCCGTTCCCCCGCCCACGGCTGCCTCCGAGCAGACCTCGCCCGGCGGTGACCAGCACGTGCAGGCCGCCAAGGTGCTCGGCCTGGCGCAGGAGATGGCCGACCGGCTGACCGGTGAGGCCAAGACCGAGTCCGACGGGATGCTCTCCGAAGCGCGCACCAAGTCCGAGCAGCTGCTCTCGGATGCCCGAACGAAGGCCGACAGCATGGTCAACGACGCGCGCAGCCGTGCCGAGACGATGCTCAACGACGCGCGCAGCCGTGCCGAGACGTTGGAACGTCAGGCGCGGGAGAAGGCGGCGAGCCTGGAACGCGATGCTCAGCACAAGCACGCGGAAGTGATGGGCAACATCACCCAGGAGAAGAACGCGCTCGAGAAGAAGATCGAAACGCTGCGCACCTTCGAGCGGGAGTACCGCTCCCGGCTGCAGTCGTACCTGGAGTCGCAGCTGCGCGAGCTCCAGGACCGCGGTTCCGCCGCACCGGCCGAGAACGTCAGCAACAGCAGGTCGTCCTCCTCGGGGCAGCAGAGCGGCAGCTACAACTTCGGGACGCGTGCGGCGGAAGCGGGCTGA
- the ileS gene encoding isoleucine--tRNA ligase → MAYPKVPFNGASSEGPEAARSAEDVAAQPSFPAIEHEVLDYWERDGTFRASVANRESGTNGSNEFVFYDGPPFANGLPHYGHLLTGYAKDVVPRYKTMRGYRVERRFGWDCHGLPAEVEAEKQLGISAKSEIESMGVAEFNEACRASVLHYTDEWQDYVTRQARWVDFSNDYKTLDLDYMESVMWAFRTLWDKGLVYSGFRVLWYCWRCETPLSNTETRMDDVYRQRQDPAVTVGLRLRAPGAVFDGALALVWTTTPWTLPSNLAAAVHPEIEYVLVRPAEGENTYVLAADRLNAYTRELGEDVAERIVARFNGSELLGTRYEPPFDFFTGRQNAHRVLSADYVTTDDGTGLVHIAPAFGEEDKVVTDAAGIEPVVPVDEHGRFTSEVAPYEGQQVFEANKAIITDLKAAGSLLRHETYDHPYPHCWRCDNALIQRAVSSWFVEVSRFRDRMVELNQQIDWVPEHIRDGQFGKWLENARDWNISRNRYWGSPIPVWVSDDPDYPRTDVYGSLDELEADFGVRPTDLHRPNIDRLTRPNPDDPTGRSTMRRVPDVLDCWFESGAMPFAQVHYPFENAEWFEHHYPGDFIVEYSGQTRGWFYTLHVLATALFDCPAFSHVLAHGIVLGHDGLKMSKSKRNYPDVREVFERDGSDAMRWFLMSSPILRGGDLVITEKGIRDSVRQAVLPLWNSWYFLALYANAENVEGTWRTDSEHVLDRYVLAKTRELVEAARDSMDVFDLSGTCAAVRDFLEVLTNWYVRRSRDRFWAGDRDAIDTLHTVLEVTCRVVAPLLPLTTEAVWRGLTGRRSVHLADWPLAEELPADTELVSAMDSVRQVCSAALGLRKSNKLRVRLPLRRLVVALPRSESLLPFVELVRDEVNVKNVELTSDVAAHGHFEISVNARVAGPRLGGDVQKAIKAVKSGEWTRTSEGGVLAAGVELYPEEFSEHLVSTDPGAATALPSGDGLVVLDTEVTTQLATEGMARDVVRVVQQARREAGLVVSDRIVATIAAPEPVREAVGEYESFVAGETLADEIVLGETAGQGALVGTVGENDTEIAVSVTRNP, encoded by the coding sequence ATGGCTTATCCGAAAGTACCGTTCAACGGTGCGAGTTCCGAGGGTCCCGAAGCGGCGCGATCCGCCGAGGACGTGGCGGCGCAGCCGTCCTTTCCCGCCATCGAGCACGAGGTCCTGGACTACTGGGAGCGGGACGGTACCTTCCGCGCCAGTGTCGCCAATCGTGAGTCGGGCACCAACGGGTCCAACGAGTTCGTGTTCTACGACGGGCCGCCGTTCGCCAACGGCCTGCCGCACTACGGGCACCTGCTGACCGGCTACGCCAAGGACGTGGTGCCCCGTTACAAGACCATGCGCGGCTACCGCGTCGAGCGCAGGTTCGGGTGGGACTGCCACGGTCTGCCCGCCGAGGTCGAGGCGGAGAAGCAACTCGGCATCAGCGCCAAGTCCGAGATCGAGTCCATGGGGGTCGCCGAGTTCAACGAGGCCTGTCGCGCCTCGGTGCTGCACTACACCGACGAGTGGCAGGATTACGTCACCCGGCAGGCACGCTGGGTGGACTTCTCCAACGACTACAAGACGCTCGACCTCGACTACATGGAAAGCGTCATGTGGGCCTTCCGGACCCTGTGGGACAAGGGGCTGGTCTACAGCGGTTTCCGAGTGCTCTGGTACTGCTGGCGCTGCGAGACGCCGCTGTCCAACACCGAGACGCGCATGGACGACGTGTATCGGCAGCGGCAGGACCCCGCCGTCACCGTCGGCCTGCGGTTGCGGGCCCCGGGCGCCGTCTTCGACGGAGCCCTGGCCCTGGTGTGGACCACCACCCCCTGGACGCTGCCCTCCAACCTGGCCGCGGCGGTCCACCCCGAGATCGAGTACGTACTGGTGCGCCCCGCCGAGGGGGAGAACACCTACGTGCTCGCCGCCGACCGGTTGAACGCCTACACCAGGGAACTCGGTGAGGACGTCGCGGAGCGGATCGTCGCCCGCTTCAACGGCAGTGAGCTGCTCGGCACCCGCTACGAACCGCCGTTCGACTTCTTCACCGGCAGGCAGAACGCGCATCGCGTCCTGTCCGCCGATTACGTCACCACCGACGACGGTACCGGGCTGGTGCACATCGCCCCCGCGTTCGGTGAGGAGGACAAGGTGGTCACCGACGCGGCGGGCATCGAGCCGGTCGTCCCGGTCGACGAGCACGGCAGGTTCACCTCGGAGGTCGCGCCCTACGAGGGGCAGCAGGTCTTCGAGGCGAACAAGGCGATCATCACCGATCTCAAGGCCGCGGGCTCGTTGCTGCGCCACGAGACCTACGACCACCCCTACCCGCACTGCTGGCGTTGTGACAACGCGCTGATCCAGCGCGCGGTTTCCTCGTGGTTCGTCGAGGTCAGCCGCTTCCGGGACCGCATGGTCGAGCTCAACCAGCAGATCGACTGGGTGCCCGAGCACATCAGGGACGGCCAGTTCGGCAAGTGGCTGGAGAACGCGCGGGACTGGAACATCTCCCGGAACCGCTACTGGGGTTCCCCCATCCCGGTGTGGGTCTCCGACGACCCGGACTACCCCCGTACGGACGTCTACGGTTCGCTGGACGAACTGGAGGCCGACTTCGGTGTTCGCCCCACTGATCTGCACCGCCCGAACATCGACCGGCTGACCCGGCCGAACCCGGACGACCCCACCGGCAGGTCCACCATGCGTCGAGTGCCCGACGTGCTCGACTGCTGGTTCGAGTCGGGGGCCATGCCCTTCGCGCAGGTGCACTACCCGTTCGAGAACGCCGAGTGGTTCGAACACCACTACCCAGGTGACTTCATCGTGGAGTACAGCGGGCAGACACGGGGGTGGTTCTACACCCTCCACGTGCTGGCCACCGCGCTGTTCGACTGCCCGGCCTTCTCCCACGTGCTCGCGCACGGGATCGTGCTCGGCCACGACGGGCTCAAGATGTCCAAGTCCAAGCGCAACTACCCGGACGTGCGCGAGGTCTTCGAGCGGGACGGCTCCGACGCGATGCGTTGGTTCCTGATGTCCAGTCCCATCCTGCGCGGCGGGGACCTCGTCATCACGGAGAAGGGGATCAGGGACTCCGTCCGGCAGGCGGTGCTGCCGCTGTGGAACTCCTGGTACTTCCTGGCGCTGTACGCCAACGCGGAGAACGTTGAGGGGACGTGGCGCACCGACAGCGAGCACGTGCTCGATCGGTACGTCCTCGCCAAGACGCGTGAACTCGTCGAGGCCGCGCGGGACTCGATGGACGTGTTCGACCTCTCCGGGACGTGCGCGGCGGTTCGCGACTTCCTGGAGGTCCTGACCAACTGGTACGTCCGTCGTTCCCGTGATCGGTTCTGGGCGGGGGACAGGGACGCCATCGACACGCTGCACACGGTTCTCGAGGTCACCTGCCGGGTGGTCGCACCGCTGTTGCCGCTGACCACGGAGGCGGTCTGGCGCGGGTTGACCGGGCGGCGCTCGGTCCACCTGGCCGACTGGCCGCTCGCCGAGGAACTGCCCGCCGACACCGAGCTGGTGTCGGCCATGGACAGCGTCCGTCAGGTGTGCTCGGCCGCGCTCGGCCTACGCAAGTCGAACAAGCTTCGGGTTCGGCTGCCGCTGCGCCGCTTGGTCGTGGCGCTGCCGCGTTCGGAGTCGCTGCTTCCGTTCGTCGAGCTCGTACGGGACGAGGTCAACGTCAAGAACGTGGAGCTGACCTCCGACGTCGCCGCGCACGGACACTTCGAGATCTCGGTCAACGCCCGGGTCGCCGGTCCTCGGCTCGGTGGTGACGTACAGAAGGCGATCAAGGCGGTCAAGTCGGGTGAGTGGACCCGGACCTCGGAGGGGGGTGTGCTCGCCGCCGGGGTGGAGCTGTACCCGGAGGAGTTCTCCGAACACCTGGTTTCGACCGATCCCGGCGCGGCCACGGCGCTGCCCAGCGGTGACGGCCTGGTGGTCCTGGACACCGAGGTGACCACCCAGCTCGCCACGGAGGGGATGGCCCGTGACGTCGTCAGGGTGGTGCAGCAGGCCAGGCGTGAGGCCGGGCTGGTGGTCTCGGACCGGATCGTGGCCACGATCGCCGCTCCGGAACCGGTCCGCGAGGCGGTGGGCGAGTACGAGTCGTTCGTGGCCGGCGAAACGCTGGCCGACGAGATCGTGCTGGGCGAGACCGCCGGTCAGGGGGCGCTCGTCGGCACCGTCGGGGAGAACGACACCGAGATCGCGGTCTCGGTGACCAGGAACCCGTAG
- the gndA gene encoding NADP-dependent phosphogluconate dehydrogenase: MSDKADIGVTGLAVMGRNLARNLARNGQRVAVHNRHRERTDDLVERFGGEGEFVATGSLRELVESLERPRRVVIMVKAGPATDAVIDELVPMLDTGDVLVDAGNANFTDTRRREAALAERGVHFVGTGVSGGEEGALHGPSIMPGGSAAAYRELEPVLRSIAANVDGTPCVTHVGADGAGHFVKMVHNGIEYADMQLIAETYDLLRKVLGREPDEIAETFRGFNTGRLNSYLIEITAEVLGHVDARTSRPFVDVVLDQAEQKGTGRWTVQNALELASPVTGIAEAVFARSISGQPGLREAAADLPGPSEQPRIEDPEGFVADVERALYASKIVAYAQGFDQIQAGSATYGWNIDLGAVATIWRGGCIIRAEFLDRIRAAYDQNPGLASLLADEDFRAALGEAQDSWRRVVATATASGVPVPGISTALAYYDTVRARRLPAALIQGQRDYFGAHTYRRTDVEGIFHTEWAADRSEHEA, encoded by the coding sequence ATGAGTGACAAGGCCGATATCGGGGTGACGGGACTGGCCGTCATGGGCAGGAACCTGGCCCGCAATCTCGCCCGCAACGGGCAACGCGTCGCGGTGCACAACCGCCATCGGGAACGCACCGACGATCTGGTCGAACGGTTCGGCGGTGAGGGCGAGTTCGTAGCCACCGGCTCGCTCCGGGAACTCGTCGAGTCGCTGGAGCGCCCCCGCCGCGTGGTGATCATGGTCAAGGCGGGCCCGGCCACCGACGCGGTGATCGACGAACTCGTACCGATGCTCGACACCGGCGACGTCCTCGTCGACGCCGGGAACGCCAACTTCACCGACACCCGGCGCCGGGAGGCGGCGCTGGCCGAACGAGGAGTGCACTTCGTCGGCACCGGGGTGTCCGGCGGTGAGGAGGGGGCGTTGCACGGCCCCAGCATCATGCCGGGCGGCTCGGCGGCGGCCTACCGCGAGCTGGAGCCCGTGCTGCGCTCGATCGCGGCGAACGTCGACGGCACCCCGTGCGTCACCCACGTGGGGGCCGACGGAGCGGGACACTTCGTCAAGATGGTGCACAACGGCATCGAGTACGCCGACATGCAGCTCATCGCGGAGACCTACGACCTGCTGCGCAAGGTGCTGGGCCGAGAGCCGGACGAGATCGCCGAGACCTTCCGCGGGTTCAACACCGGGCGGTTGAACTCCTACCTGATCGAGATCACCGCCGAAGTGCTCGGTCACGTGGACGCCCGTACCTCGCGTCCGTTCGTCGACGTGGTGCTGGACCAGGCCGAGCAGAAGGGCACCGGCAGGTGGACGGTGCAGAACGCCCTGGAGCTGGCCAGCCCGGTGACCGGGATCGCCGAAGCGGTCTTCGCCCGCTCCATATCAGGGCAACCAGGACTGCGGGAGGCCGCCGCCGACCTGCCCGGTCCCTCGGAACAGCCCCGGATCGAGGACCCCGAAGGGTTCGTGGCCGACGTGGAACGCGCGCTCTACGCCTCGAAAATCGTCGCCTACGCCCAGGGGTTCGACCAGATCCAGGCGGGTAGCGCCACCTACGGTTGGAACATCGACCTCGGTGCGGTCGCCACGATCTGGCGAGGCGGCTGCATCATCAGGGCCGAGTTCCTCGACCGCATCCGAGCGGCCTACGACCAGAACCCCGGCCTGGCCAGTCTGCTGGCCGACGAGGACTTCCGGGCGGCACTCGGCGAGGCCCAGGACTCGTGGCGGCGCGTGGTGGCCACCGCGACGGCCTCCGGTGTCCCGGTGCCGGGCATCTCGACAGCGCTGGCCTACTACGACACCGTTCGGGCCCGGAGGCTGCCCGCCGCGCTGATCCAGGGCCAACGGGACTACTTCGGGGCGCACACCTACCGGCGGACTGACGTCGAGGGGATCTTCCACACCGAGTGGGCCGCCGACCGCTCCGAGCACGAGGCCTGA
- the lspA gene encoding signal peptidase II encodes MSDEHHTTEPSRSARPDADSAPARRGPPSPRLLVLLFGIAVALLGLDVFTKSLAVAELEGREPVELLGGGLYLVLLRNPGAAFNIATGLTWLLALLAIVVVVAIIWFAPKLRSTGWAVGIGLVLGGACGNLVDRIFREPAPLRGHVIDFLSVLAPDGSVWPVFNLADSGIVCGGVLIVLLALLGYDYDGTVHRRRSKRTSAAAGGVTGESPGHERDGATGEHPPGERTQDSAERPRRDEGEEDS; translated from the coding sequence GTGAGCGATGAGCACCACACGACCGAGCCGTCACGTTCCGCACGCCCCGACGCCGACTCGGCGCCCGCCCGCCGCGGTCCACCGAGTCCCCGGCTGTTGGTGCTGCTGTTCGGCATCGCCGTTGCCCTGCTCGGGCTGGACGTGTTCACCAAGTCACTGGCCGTGGCGGAGTTGGAGGGCCGGGAGCCGGTCGAGCTGCTCGGTGGTGGCCTCTACCTGGTGCTCCTGCGCAACCCCGGAGCCGCCTTCAACATCGCGACCGGTCTGACCTGGTTGCTGGCGCTGCTGGCGATCGTGGTCGTGGTGGCCATAATCTGGTTCGCCCCGAAGCTCCGCTCCACCGGCTGGGCGGTCGGGATCGGTCTGGTCCTGGGAGGTGCCTGCGGTAACCTCGTCGACCGGATCTTCCGCGAGCCCGCGCCGCTGCGGGGGCACGTGATCGACTTCCTGTCCGTCCTCGCACCGGACGGAAGTGTCTGGCCGGTGTTCAACCTGGCCGACTCCGGGATCGTCTGCGGTGGCGTGCTGATCGTGCTGCTGGCGCTGCTGGGTTACGACTACGACGGAACCGTGCACCGGCGCCGGTCGAAGCGGACTTCGGCGGCCGCGGGAGGGGTGACCGGCGAATCCCCGGGACACGAGCGAGACGGCGCCACGGGCGAGCACCCGCCCGGAGAGAGGACGCAGGACTCGGCCGAACGGCCACGACGGGACGAGGGTGAGGAAGACTCGTGA
- a CDS encoding RluA family pseudouridine synthase: MSELRTLPVPDGLDGMRVDSGLAKLLGLSRSTAAALTTSGDVELDGSPAGKSDRLLAGSWLEVRLPEGEGPPEVVAVPVEGLTVVHEDDDIVVVNKPVGVAVHPSPGWEGPTVLGGLAAAGIGLAVSGPPERQGVVHRLDAGTTGVMVLAKSERAYSALKRAFRERAVDKHYHALVQGHPDPSRGTIDAPIDRHPKSDHKFAVVTDGKPSVTHYEIVEAFRAASLVDVKLETGRTHQIRVHFSAVRHPCVGDLTYGADPTLARRLGLTRQWLHAYSLSFEHPAHGELVTFDSDYPADLRDALEQLREQDH; this comes from the coding sequence GTGAGCGAGCTGCGCACGCTGCCCGTTCCCGACGGGCTCGACGGTATGCGGGTGGACTCCGGACTGGCCAAACTGCTCGGGCTGTCGCGCAGCACCGCCGCCGCGCTGACCACCTCCGGGGACGTCGAGCTGGACGGTTCCCCGGCGGGGAAGTCCGACCGGTTGCTGGCCGGCTCGTGGCTCGAGGTGCGGCTTCCCGAGGGGGAGGGTCCCCCCGAGGTCGTGGCCGTGCCGGTCGAGGGGTTGACGGTCGTTCACGAGGACGACGACATCGTGGTGGTCAACAAGCCCGTGGGGGTGGCCGTCCACCCGAGCCCCGGCTGGGAGGGGCCGACCGTGCTCGGAGGGCTGGCCGCCGCCGGGATCGGTCTCGCCGTCTCCGGCCCTCCGGAACGTCAGGGGGTGGTGCACCGCCTCGACGCGGGCACCACGGGTGTCATGGTGCTGGCGAAGTCCGAACGCGCCTACTCCGCGCTCAAACGCGCCTTCCGGGAACGCGCCGTCGACAAGCACTACCACGCACTGGTCCAGGGGCATCCGGATCCGAGCAGGGGGACGATCGACGCGCCGATAGACCGGCACCCGAAGTCGGACCACAAGTTCGCGGTGGTCACCGACGGCAAACCCAGCGTGACGCACTACGAGATCGTCGAGGCGTTCCGAGCGGCCTCGCTGGTGGACGTGAAGCTGGAGACGGGGCGTACTCACCAGATCAGGGTGCACTTCTCGGCGGTACGCCACCCCTGCGTCGGCGATCTCACCTACGGTGCCGATCCGACGCTCGCGCGGCGGCTCGGTCTCACGCGGCAGTGGCTGCACGCCTATTCGCTGTCCTTCGAGCACCCCGCCCACGGCGAGCTGGTGACCTTCGACAGCGACTATCCGGCGGATCTGCGCGATGCCCTGGAGCAACTGCGCGAGCAGGACCACTGA